The Agrobacterium vitis sequence GGCTTTGGCCAGGATGGGCCTTATGCACAACGGGCCGGGTATGACTTCATGATCCAGGGCATGAGCGGCATCATGGACCTGACTGGAGAACCTGATGGTGCGCCTCAGAAGATCGGTGTTGCCTTTGCCGATATCTTCACCGGCCTTTATGGGGTAATCGCCATCCAGGCGGCGCTGGCCCAACGCCTTCAGACCGGACGCGGTCAGTTCATCGACATGGCATTGTTCGACTGCATGTCGGCGGTATTGGCCAATCAGGCGATGAATTACGCTGCGTCCGGCATCGTGCCGAAGCGCATGGGCAATAATCATCCCAATATTGCGCCCTACCAGACCTTTCCGGTTGCCAACGGCCATATCATCATCGCCTGCGGCAACGATGGCCAATTTGTCCGGCTGTGCGGTGTGCTGGGCTTGTCCGAGCTGGCAGTGACGCCTGAATTTTCCACCAATGCCGCCCGTGTCGCCCATCGCGATCAATTGACCACCGTGATGGAAGACAAGACCTGGCAATTCGAGCGCGACGACCTTTTGGCGCGACTGGAGGCGGCGACCGTTCCGGCCGGGCCGATCAACACGGTGGCGGACCTGTTCGCCGATCCGCAATTTGCCTTCCGGCAGATGAAAATCACCCCGGATGGCGTGCCGGGCATCCGAACGCCCATTGTGTTTTCGCAGGCAGAGCTGGAGACCGCGCGCCGCGCACCGCGCTTGGGAGAACATACGGCAGAAATCCTGGTGGAGATACGGCACGGCAAGGATTGAAAGGGTTGGTTTCCTTTTGGTTGCTATGGGTCGTAAA is a genomic window containing:
- a CDS encoding CaiB/BaiF CoA transferase family protein; this translates as MSNAPLSGLKVIELARILAGPWIGQTLADLGADVIKVESPQGDDTRSWGPPFIDDGVEKAAAYFHACNRGKRSITADFTRAEDIQTLRDLIASADVVIENFKVGGLAKYGLDYDSLKELNPKLVYCSVTGFGQDGPYAQRAGYDFMIQGMSGIMDLTGEPDGAPQKIGVAFADIFTGLYGVIAIQAALAQRLQTGRGQFIDMALFDCMSAVLANQAMNYAASGIVPKRMGNNHPNIAPYQTFPVANGHIIIACGNDGQFVRLCGVLGLSELAVTPEFSTNAARVAHRDQLTTVMEDKTWQFERDDLLARLEAATVPAGPINTVADLFADPQFAFRQMKITPDGVPGIRTPIVFSQAELETARRAPRLGEHTAEILVEIRHGKD